The following proteins come from a genomic window of Yinghuangia sp. ASG 101:
- a CDS encoding thiazole synthase has product MTVPQNGPADDKFELGGEVFASRLITGTGGAPSLDILGAALVASGTEMTTVAMRRLNPKTSGSVLDLLRRLGIRPLPNTAGCYTSGEAVLTARLAREALETDWVKVEVVADERTLLPDTVELLDAAERLVDDGFTVLAYTNDDPVVARRLEQVGCAAVMPLGSPIGSGLGIRNPHNIRLITEQAGVPVILDAGLGTASDAALAMELGCEAVMLASAVTRAQDPALMAAAMRHAVEGGRLAFRAGRIPRRHYAEASSPTDGLAEIPAF; this is encoded by the coding sequence GTGACCGTCCCGCAGAACGGCCCCGCGGACGACAAGTTCGAACTCGGCGGCGAGGTCTTCGCGTCGCGCCTGATCACCGGGACGGGCGGCGCGCCCAGCCTGGACATCCTGGGGGCCGCCCTCGTGGCGTCCGGGACCGAGATGACGACGGTGGCGATGCGCCGGCTGAATCCGAAGACCTCCGGGTCGGTGCTCGATCTGCTGCGCCGGCTCGGCATCCGCCCGCTGCCGAACACCGCCGGCTGCTACACGTCCGGCGAGGCGGTGCTGACCGCGCGGCTGGCCCGCGAGGCGCTGGAGACCGACTGGGTCAAGGTCGAAGTGGTCGCGGACGAGCGCACATTGCTGCCGGACACGGTCGAACTGCTCGACGCCGCCGAGCGGCTGGTCGACGACGGGTTCACGGTTCTGGCGTACACCAACGACGACCCGGTCGTGGCCCGCCGCCTCGAACAGGTGGGGTGTGCGGCGGTCATGCCGCTGGGGTCGCCGATCGGCTCGGGGCTCGGCATCCGAAACCCGCACAACATCCGCCTCATCACCGAGCAGGCGGGTGTGCCGGTGATCCTGGACGCGGGCCTCGGCACGGCGTCGGACGCGGCACTCGCGATGGAACTGGGCTGCGAGGCGGTCATGCTGGCATCGGCCGTGACGCGTGCCCAGGACCCGGCGCTCATGGCGGCGGCGATGCGGCACGCCGTCGAGGGCGGGCGCCTCGCGTTCCGCGCGGGGCGCATTCCCCGGCGGCATTACGCCGAGGCGTCGTCACCGACCGACGGACTCGCCGAAATCCCGGCGTTCTGA